GATATCATCACCAATATTCCCCCCCATCTCATGAAATTGATGGATTGGAAGGGGCGCTCCTTTGTTTCCAAGGTGCCCAGCGTGCGGGTTATCTTCATAGCCTTTGATACAACCAAGGGAGGACCCGTGGCCGACAAAAGAGTGCGGCAGGCCATCGCCATGGGAATTGACCTGAAGACCAATATTAAAAAGGTCCTCGAAGGAAACGGCATCCAATTGGGATCTCCATTTACTGATAAACATTTCGGCTACGACCCAGCGATCAAACCTTATGAATACAATCCGGAAAAAGCCAAGAAGCTGTTGGCCGAGGCCGGTTATGCCAAAGGGTTTGATTTTGTCCTGCATTCCCCAAGCGGACGGTACTTGAACGATAAGGAAATGGCTGAAGCGACAGCCGGAGACCTGCGGAAGATCGGCATCAACGCCACTGTCAAAACTTATGAATGGGGAACCTACATGAACATGATGTATAGCCATAACGCTTCCCCGGCTTATCTCTTGGGTTGGGGAAACACCAGCTTTGATGCTGATTTCACAATTTCTCCCCTAATGCGCACAGGGAAATTGCTCTGCAATGTTTCCTTTCCCCAGCTCGATACCTTAATCGATCAGGGAATTTCCACAATGGATCAGAAAAAGCGCCAGCAGATTTATTCCGATGCCGCCAAGCTGATCAAAGAGGAAGTCCCCTGGGCCTGGACTTATCAGCAGATCGACATTTACGGGGTGAATGAACGGGTGAACTGGAAAGCCCGCACAGACGAGCGCCTGGTAGTTTTTGACATGTCGTTCAAGAAATAAGTTAGAGATTTAACCCATAGAACTATGGGGGGCTGGATAGTTGGCGATAGGCCACATCCAGCCCCTCTCATTCCTTCAACCTCCACCTTTCCTTCATGGGTGCAAAAATTTCTTTTCAGTTTTTTGCTTTTCTTCGGGCTTTATTCTTAATTTTTTCCGCAACGGTTTACACAGCCATTTTGGCCCCACCGGCTATCGTCAGTTGCCTGTTGGATCCATCCGGGCGATGGCCCTCCATTTTTCAGCGAACGTGGGTCAACTGGCTGCTGCATACCAACGGCATCCGCCTGCGCCCGCAGGGCTTGGAATACCTAAAAAAGGAGCAGGCCTACATCCTGATATCCAACCATGCCAGTATTCTGGACATCCCCGGAATCATTTCCGCTTTTCCATTTCCAGTACGGTTCATCGCCAAAAAATCTCTCTCCTGGTTTCCGGTTCTTGGATGGTTCCTGTCCTCCTCCGGCCACATCCTGATTGACAGGAACAATGCCAAATCAGCCCTGAAGAGCTTGAAGAAAGCAGTCGCTCTGCTGAAGAAGGGGATTTCGATCGTCGTCTTTCCTGAAGGGACGCGCACGCCCGACGGCCAGGTGAAAGACTTCAAAGGTGGGGCTTTTCTCCTGGCCCTGCAGTCCAAGGCTCAGATTGTTCCAGTCTCCATTTCTGGAACCTATCATATGCTTCCCCGAACCGGCTGGTGTTTCTGGCCCGGCTTAATGGAGTTGAACCTTGGCAAGCCCATCCCAACCCGCAACCTTTCGCTGCGCGAAGCCCGCCCCTTAATGGAAAAGGTGCGGGAAATAATTATGCAAAATCTGAAAAACTAAAAGGCGATAGGCAATAGGTTATAGGCGATGGGTTAATTTTCTTTGCCTTTTACCTATTGCCTCTGGCCTATTGCCTCTTGCCTTGTGCCTTTGTTTTCCTTTGACATTCGCCTATTTCTCTATTATCATTATTAAAAATGGGCAGAATATCCCGCTCCGAAAGGTCCAGTTTAAAAAGGGAAATCCTTGGGATTATCCTGGTGGCCTTTGCCGTCCTCCTGGCTATTAGCTTATTTTCCTTCAACCCTGACGACCCTTCTTTCAACCATCAGTTCTCGGAGCCACAGAAAGCCACCAACCTTGCCGGCTTCGTCGGGGCTCACCTTGCCGATATCTTCCTCCAGACTTTCGGTTTAACCGCATTTCTATGGCCGCTTTTCTTTATTCTTTTTTCCCTGAAACTCTTTCTTTTCTCGGAAATGTCCTTCCCGCCCGCCAAGACAGCTTCTTTGGCCGGACTCTTTATTACAGGCAGCGGGTTGCTTTCTCTCGGCTTAGGAAAGATGAATATTTGGGGAGCGAAGATCGACAGCGGGGGGGCATTAGGCTATTTCTTCGCCCGGATCACCGAGAAGTATCTGAATATCAGCGGGGCCTTAATCCTTTTTGCGGTGGTGCTGGTTATATCCATTACGGTTCTGACCAAACTCTCCTGGGCAGAAATGATCAAGGCCATAAGCCACTTCTTTTTGACGCTCCTGAACCAGGGGCAGAGGCTATGGAAACGCGCCTTGAGTACCAAAGGAAAACAAGCGAAAGAACTTAGGAAAGAAAAAGAAACCGCTCCTCCTTTAATCATTAAAAAAGAAGGGGCCGGGGAAAAAGAAGGGATTGGAGCGGAATCCGTCCCGGTCGTGCGGGAAAAACAGGAACATTTCACCTTCTTGGATTCCCGGGGTTCTTATGTGCTCCCGCCCCTCTCCTTGCTGGAGAGCTCTGAGCAGAAGGAAATTAAGGTTGATAAAGAGAGCCTGTTGGCCAACGCCAAGATCCTGGAGAAGCGCCTGCAAGATTTTGGCGTGGAAGGAAAAGTGGTAGAAGTTCGTCCAGGGCCGGTGATCACCATGTATGAGTATGAGCCGGCTCCGGGGGTGAAAATCAACAAGATCGTCGGCCTCAGTGATGATTTAGCTCTGGCCCTGCGGGCCATCAGCGTGCGTATTGTCGCTCCCATTCCGGGGAAGGCCGCCGTGGGCATTGAAATCCCCAATTCCATCCGCGAACCCGTTTACCTGAAGGACATCCTCTCCTGTGAGGAGTTCTCCCAGGCGGAATCGAAACTCACCCTGGCTCTGGGCAAGGACATTTTCGGCAATCCTTTCGTGACCAACCTGGCGAAGATGCCCCATCTCTTAGTCGCCGGTGCCACGGGAGCGGGCAAAAGTGTCTCCCTGAACTCCATGGTTTGCAGCCTTCTTTACAAGGCGAGCCCGGAAGAAGTGAAACTCCTGATGATCGACCCCAAACGTCTGGAACTCTCGGTCTATGATGGGATCCCTCACCTTCTCCATTCCGTGGTATATGACCCGAAGGCCGCAGCCCTGGTTTTGCGGTGGGCCACGGAGGAGATGGAGATCCGTTACCGGTTGATGGCTGAGAAAGGCGTACGGAACATCGAACGCTATAACCAGAAAGTGGATAAGGAATTGAAGGATGCCCGGCGCAAAGGCGGGACTTTGCTTAAAGAGACAGAAGGCCTCGAGGACCGCACCGGAGACAATTTATCGCCCTTACCGTACATCGTCATAGTCATCGATGAATTGGCGGACTTAATGATGGTTTCGGCGCGGGATGTGGAGGCTTCCCTGACCCGCCTGGCCCAGATGGCCCGGGCCGCGGGCATCCATTTGCTCCTGGCCACGCAGCGGCCATCCGTGGATGTGCTCACCGGCGTGATCAAAGCCAACTTCCCCACAAGAATCTCTTTCCAGGTTTCCTCCAAGACCGATTCGCGGACCATCCTGGATGCCAATGGGGCCGAACACCTCCTGGGTTCTGGCGATATGCTTTTCCTGCCTCCCGGGACCTCCCGCCTGTTTCGGGTTCACGGCGCCTATGTCTCTGAGTTCGAGATCCTGAGGGTTGTCGAATTCTGGAAAAACCAAGGGAAGCCGGTTTACGATCACACCATCCTGAAAGCGAAGGAGGAGACCCCGGAGGCCGATGCTGACGGCTACGATGAAATGTATGACCAGGCCGTGGCCGTTGTGGCCGAGTTAAGGCAGGCCTCGATCTCGATGCTCCAGAGGCGTTTGCGGGTGGGTTATAACCGGGCAGCGCGGATGATCGAGAGGATGGAAAAGGAAGGAGTCGTGGGTCCGGCAGACGGCAGCAAACCGCGGGAAGTGTATATAAAGAAATTGTAGTCGTTAACCGCAGACCATAGTAAGACCCGCTTAGCGCTATGTGCATAGCGTTTTTCATTTTTCAATTAACTCAGCGTTCTCTGTGGTTAAAAGAAATGGATTTTTAAATCGGAGAAAGTGATGCCCTTTAAAATTCTTCTTTACCTTTTCCTCCTTCCGCTGGTCGGGCTCTGGCCTTCACCCGGCAACGGGCAAACCATTCCCCTGGAGGAAGTTGTGGCCAAAGTTCAAGAACAATACGAGATTCACGCCGACTATAAAGCCAATTTCGCCCAGGAATCTCTGATTAAAAGTTTGGGAAAAAAGCAACACGCAGAGGGATTGGTCTATTTTAAAAAGCCCGGTAAAATGCGCTGGATCTACCGCATGCCTACCAAGCAGGAAATCATCTCCGACGGAAAAACGCTCTGGACCTACCGGCCAGAAGACAAACAGGTGGTCGTGTCCAAAATGACCCAGGCCTTCCAGTCCAAAGCACCCTCAACCTTCCTGGCTGGAATCGGCAACCTCAAAAGGGATTTCCAGGCGCGATGGGCCCAAGAGCCTTCTTCCGCCTCAGACTACTTCCTGGAGTTGACTCCCATGGAAGCTCAGGGGAGCCTGGAAAAGCTCTTTTTGGTTGTCGAGCGGGATTCTTTTAAGATTCTGCAGGCCAAAATCCAGGATGTCATGGGCAATACAACCCAGATCAATTTTTCCAAGATTAAATTTAACAACAATCTGTCGGACTCCCTTTTCAATTTTGCGCCTCCTAAAGATGTAGAGGTATTCACCTTGCCAGGGGCGGCACCTGCCGGCGTAATTGGAAAATAATCCTGCCGTGAACCAATCCCCAAAAACTGTGCGCATGATCAGCTTAGGATGCCCCAAAAATCTGGTGGACAGTGAAGTTATGCTCGGCCTTCTTCAGGAGAAAGGCTGGATTCCTTCTACCAAGGACGAAGCCGATGTAGTCATCATCAACACCTGCAGTTTCATCCGCGAGGCCAAAGAAGAATCCATCGCCACGATCCTGGACATGGCCGCAGCCAAAGAAAAGGGGAAATGCCACCGGCTAGTGGTTACGGGTTGTCTTCCCCAGCGCTACGGATCTGAGTTGCTTCAGGAACTCCCTGAGGTCGATCTATTCCTGGGGACGGGTGAATGGGATCGGATTGCTGACCTTTTGCAAAAATCCGCCCAGGGCGAACTTCGCCGAAAGCAGTTCATTGCTCGCCCCACCAACCTGTATGATCACCGGACCCCTCGCCTGTTTACCTCCAGCCCTGGCAGTGTTTACATAAAGATAGCCGAAGGGTGCTCCAACCACTGTTCCTACTGCGTCATTCCTCGGATCCGGGGAAAGCTGCGCAGCCGGAAGATTTCTTCCGTCCTTCAGGAAGCCCAGCAATCGGTTTCCCGGGGGGTGAAGGAAGTCAATCTCATCGCTCAGGATGTCACTGCTTATGGGCGGGACCTTCAAGATGGGACTGACCTGACCCGCCTGTTACAGGGCCTGGTGAAGGTCAAAGGGCTAAAATGGATTCGCCTCCTCTATGCTCATCCCGGGCACGTTACTCCGGAGTTGATCCGCCTTATTCGGGAAGAAGAGAAGATTTGCAAATATCTAGACCTTCCCCTGCAACATATCGATGATCACCTTTTAAGAGCCATGAACAGGCCTGTTTCCAGCAGCCAGGTGCGTGAATTGATCGCCCGACTCCGGGAAGAAATTCCCGGAATCACCCTGCGTACCTCTTTGATGGTAGGCTTCCCAGGGGAAACAGAAAAGAGATTCCGCAGGCTCTTTGACTTGGTTAAAGAGGCTCATTTCGAACACTTGGGAGTCTTTCGCTATTCGAAGGAAGAGGGCACGGCGGCTGCAACCTTAAAGGGTCATGTCTCCGCAAGGGTCAAGGAGCAGCGGTACCATCAAATCATGCGCCTGCAAAGACAGATTTCTCTTCGCCGGCAGAAGGAAAAGGTGGGAACCCGCATCCCGGTTCTAATTGAGCGCCCGGGAAAATCCTCCGGGCTTTTATGGGAGGGGAGAACTCAGGGGCAAGCCCCGGAAGTTGATGGGGTTACCTTCTTGCGCCGGGGTAGGTCCCGTCCTGGAGAGATCGTCGAAGCCGTGATTACCGAAGCAACTGCCTATGATTTCTATGGAGATATTATCGGCCCCGGATGAGCCCCAGAATTTTCTGAATATCATCAGCGGGGCGTTTTCATTATTCTTATCCTATTCCCCAATTTTAATGATAAAATAGCTACAAATCCAATCCTCAGGGGGGGAGCTACATAAAAAGGGTGTAAAAGTGGAGCTTTATAATTTCTCCCGTGATGAAAGTAGGGCCTTAAAAGAGCTGAAAGATTCTTTAAAGGATTTCTTAGGCGATCGAATCAAACTAATCCTCTACGGGTCAAGGGCGAGGGGAAATTATGACCACGAATCGGACATTGATATTGCCGTCATTGTGAAAGACCTGACCCGAGAGCTTAAGAATCAGATTCTTGATAGAGTTGCTGATGTGGAACTCAAATATTTAACACCCCTCTCAACCCTGGTGCTTTCCGAAGATGATTTTGCCTCCCTTAAGAATAGGGAAAGAAGAATCGCCATGGATATAGAGACGGAAGGAATCCCGTTATGACGGAGGAAAATAAAAAGGAAAATATAAAAGCTGAACTGGAAGGAGCGGCAAAAACTTTATTAGAGGCAGATTTGCTCTTTAAAAATAGTTTTTTCAAGGGAGCGGTTTCCAGACTCTATTATTCTCTTCTCTACAGCATCAGGGCTCTCCTTCTAATTAAAGGGCTTGAGCCCAAAAGCCACGAAGGGGCTCTGAGACTTTTTAGTCTTCATTTCGTAAAGGAAGGCCGCTTTGAAGCCAAGGCCTCTCATGTCTTTTCCAAAATGATGAAGTACAGGGAAGAGGCTGACTACAATCCCGCCTACATTTTTTCTAAAGAGGACTTTGTTGAGTTGCGTAAAGAGGTTGGGGAATTGTCCGATGAGATTATGGCTTATCTGAAAGAAAAAGGTTATCTTTAACTTT
This Deltaproteobacteria bacterium DNA region includes the following protein-coding sequences:
- a CDS encoding nucleotidyltransferase domain-containing protein; protein product: MELYNFSRDESRALKELKDSLKDFLGDRIKLILYGSRARGNYDHESDIDIAVIVKDLTRELKNQILDRVADVELKYLTPLSTLVLSEDDFASLKNRERRIAMDIETEGIPL
- the lolA gene encoding outer membrane lipoprotein chaperone LolA, translated to MPFKILLYLFLLPLVGLWPSPGNGQTIPLEEVVAKVQEQYEIHADYKANFAQESLIKSLGKKQHAEGLVYFKKPGKMRWIYRMPTKQEIISDGKTLWTYRPEDKQVVVSKMTQAFQSKAPSTFLAGIGNLKRDFQARWAQEPSSASDYFLELTPMEAQGSLEKLFLVVERDSFKILQAKIQDVMGNTTQINFSKIKFNNNLSDSLFNFAPPKDVEVFTLPGAAPAGVIGK
- the rimO gene encoding 30S ribosomal protein S12 methylthiotransferase RimO; the protein is MNQSPKTVRMISLGCPKNLVDSEVMLGLLQEKGWIPSTKDEADVVIINTCSFIREAKEESIATILDMAAAKEKGKCHRLVVTGCLPQRYGSELLQELPEVDLFLGTGEWDRIADLLQKSAQGELRRKQFIARPTNLYDHRTPRLFTSSPGSVYIKIAEGCSNHCSYCVIPRIRGKLRSRKISSVLQEAQQSVSRGVKEVNLIAQDVTAYGRDLQDGTDLTRLLQGLVKVKGLKWIRLLYAHPGHVTPELIRLIREEEKICKYLDLPLQHIDDHLLRAMNRPVSSSQVRELIARLREEIPGITLRTSLMVGFPGETEKRFRRLFDLVKEAHFEHLGVFRYSKEEGTAAATLKGHVSARVKEQRYHQIMRLQRQISLRRQKEKVGTRIPVLIERPGKSSGLLWEGRTQGQAPEVDGVTFLRRGRSRPGEIVEAVITEATAYDFYGDIIGPG
- a CDS encoding ABC transporter substrate-binding protein, producing DIITNIPPHLMKLMDWKGRSFVSKVPSVRVIFIAFDTTKGGPVADKRVRQAIAMGIDLKTNIKKVLEGNGIQLGSPFTDKHFGYDPAIKPYEYNPEKAKKLLAEAGYAKGFDFVLHSPSGRYLNDKEMAEATAGDLRKIGINATVKTYEWGTYMNMMYSHNASPAYLLGWGNTSFDADFTISPLMRTGKLLCNVSFPQLDTLIDQGISTMDQKKRQQIYSDAAKLIKEEVPWAWTYQQIDIYGVNERVNWKARTDERLVVFDMSFKK
- a CDS encoding HEPN domain-containing protein, with protein sequence MTEENKKENIKAELEGAAKTLLEADLLFKNSFFKGAVSRLYYSLLYSIRALLLIKGLEPKSHEGALRLFSLHFVKEGRFEAKASHVFSKMMKYREEADYNPAYIFSKEDFVELRKEVGELSDEIMAYLKEKGYL
- a CDS encoding DNA translocase FtsK, encoding MGRISRSERSSLKREILGIILVAFAVLLAISLFSFNPDDPSFNHQFSEPQKATNLAGFVGAHLADIFLQTFGLTAFLWPLFFILFSLKLFLFSEMSFPPAKTASLAGLFITGSGLLSLGLGKMNIWGAKIDSGGALGYFFARITEKYLNISGALILFAVVLVISITVLTKLSWAEMIKAISHFFLTLLNQGQRLWKRALSTKGKQAKELRKEKETAPPLIIKKEGAGEKEGIGAESVPVVREKQEHFTFLDSRGSYVLPPLSLLESSEQKEIKVDKESLLANAKILEKRLQDFGVEGKVVEVRPGPVITMYEYEPAPGVKINKIVGLSDDLALALRAISVRIVAPIPGKAAVGIEIPNSIREPVYLKDILSCEEFSQAESKLTLALGKDIFGNPFVTNLAKMPHLLVAGATGAGKSVSLNSMVCSLLYKASPEEVKLLMIDPKRLELSVYDGIPHLLHSVVYDPKAAALVLRWATEEMEIRYRLMAEKGVRNIERYNQKVDKELKDARRKGGTLLKETEGLEDRTGDNLSPLPYIVIVIDELADLMMVSARDVEASLTRLAQMARAAGIHLLLATQRPSVDVLTGVIKANFPTRISFQVSSKTDSRTILDANGAEHLLGSGDMLFLPPGTSRLFRVHGAYVSEFEILRVVEFWKNQGKPVYDHTILKAKEETPEADADGYDEMYDQAVAVVAELRQASISMLQRRLRVGYNRAARMIERMEKEGVVGPADGSKPREVYIKKL
- a CDS encoding lysophospholipid acyltransferase family protein, which gives rise to MAPPAIVSCLLDPSGRWPSIFQRTWVNWLLHTNGIRLRPQGLEYLKKEQAYILISNHASILDIPGIISAFPFPVRFIAKKSLSWFPVLGWFLSSSGHILIDRNNAKSALKSLKKAVALLKKGISIVVFPEGTRTPDGQVKDFKGGAFLLALQSKAQIVPVSISGTYHMLPRTGWCFWPGLMELNLGKPIPTRNLSLREARPLMEKVREIIMQNLKN